One window from the genome of Hyalangium minutum encodes:
- a CDS encoding DUF2381 family protein: MRDLLPCRCVLLVMLVPCVAMARDPYDKGVIRTEKISEHPENSTSTVYVSGQVATVLRFEQDVDPLKTKLLAWEGRFEPLLVGSKKVVIEPLRELYRDEMVPLLVTLVDGTEIPFIVKPRSFEKWGWTDHQVNVFKDPDSYNAVVSALYDSLKKERKLREENQRLREEESSIDHAYATLLANGQQKKTPFRREKFWRSKNEDMDIAVELFSGPGKAAVLVHLSNTYYGDSGEPWSFDGAFVTRDYTSFTARPFALRLDRSTIAPGQTGKIAVVVDKSAFETKDGGMTDLALQIFRGDGLLQVAAVLEASLIRQ, encoded by the coding sequence ATGCGCGACTTGCTACCCTGCCGGTGTGTCCTGCTTGTGATGCTCGTGCCCTGCGTGGCAATGGCCCGGGACCCCTACGACAAGGGAGTCATCCGAACCGAGAAGATCTCGGAGCACCCAGAGAACTCAACGAGCACTGTCTACGTCTCTGGTCAGGTGGCCACCGTCCTCCGCTTCGAGCAGGACGTTGATCCATTGAAGACGAAGCTGTTGGCTTGGGAGGGGCGGTTCGAGCCGCTGCTCGTAGGGAGCAAGAAGGTGGTCATCGAGCCGCTCCGGGAACTCTACCGCGATGAGATGGTTCCCTTGCTCGTCACGCTCGTGGACGGGACCGAGATTCCGTTCATCGTGAAGCCGCGGAGTTTCGAGAAGTGGGGATGGACGGACCATCAGGTCAACGTGTTCAAGGATCCCGACAGCTACAACGCGGTGGTGTCGGCCCTCTATGACTCCCTGAAAAAGGAGCGCAAGCTTCGAGAGGAGAACCAGCGGCTCAGGGAGGAAGAGAGCTCCATTGATCACGCCTATGCGACGCTGCTTGCCAACGGTCAGCAGAAGAAGACGCCGTTCCGCCGAGAGAAATTTTGGCGCTCGAAAAACGAGGACATGGACATCGCGGTCGAGCTCTTCTCAGGGCCTGGAAAGGCAGCGGTCTTGGTTCACCTCTCGAACACCTACTACGGCGACTCCGGCGAACCGTGGAGCTTCGATGGTGCCTTTGTGACCCGTGACTACACCAGCTTTACGGCACGGCCCTTTGCGCTCCGCTTGGATCGGTCCACCATTGCTCCTGGGCAGACTGGGAAGATCGCGGTAGTCGTGGACAAGAGCGCGTTCGAGACGAAGGACGGCGGCATGACCGATCTTGCCCTTCAGATCTTCCGTGGAGATGGTCTCCTCCAGGTGGCTGCGGTACTGGAAGCCTCGCTTATTCGTCAGTAG
- a CDS encoding HNH endonuclease, which translates to MSASKRRRVLDIIATDNTFERTDFRGREVWLGKCLHCNAHLMVDLNGDPISRATIEHIIPRTHGGTDALENLGLACARCNQGKGSRHDPRYNKDARAQELVARLQARRRERWRIPEAPDSED; encoded by the coding sequence ATGAGTGCCTCCAAGCGCCGCCGCGTCCTGGACATCATCGCCACGGACAACACCTTCGAGCGCACCGACTTCCGGGGCCGCGAGGTCTGGCTCGGAAAGTGCCTACACTGCAACGCCCACCTCATGGTGGACCTGAACGGCGACCCCATCAGCCGGGCCACCATCGAGCACATCATCCCCCGCACCCATGGGGGAACCGATGCCCTGGAGAACCTCGGGCTGGCCTGTGCTCGGTGCAACCAGGGCAAGGGCTCCCGGCATGACCCCCGCTATAATAAGGATGCGCGCGCCCAGGAGCTGGTCGCCCGCCTCCAAGCCCGCCGCCGTGAGCGTTGGCGGATCCCCGAGGCCCCGGACTCCGAGGACTGA
- a CDS encoding cytochrome c3 family protein has protein sequence MSGPLFPRWTNTVSRFSAAGLLAVPAIAIGGLMAYVRSPYGTNMQRPYEQPIEFDHRHHAGDEQIDCRYCHWSVEKSPSAGIPSTTVCMSCHAQIWNKSPYLTEVRKAFFADQPIPWVRVHNLPDFVYFNHAIHVNKGVGCVSCHGRVDEMAAIEQKKPLTMGWCLECHRDPKSQLRPLEYITSMTWTPPADPKEAAALGEKLAQDYDVHSRTSCSTCHR, from the coding sequence ATGAGCGGCCCACTCTTTCCTCGCTGGACGAACACGGTCTCGCGGTTCTCCGCCGCGGGTCTCCTCGCCGTGCCCGCAATCGCCATCGGTGGCCTGATGGCTTACGTACGCTCGCCGTACGGCACGAACATGCAGCGCCCCTACGAGCAGCCGATCGAGTTCGACCACCGCCACCACGCCGGTGACGAGCAGATCGACTGTCGCTACTGTCACTGGTCGGTGGAGAAGTCGCCCTCGGCGGGCATCCCCTCCACCACCGTGTGCATGAGCTGCCACGCGCAGATCTGGAACAAGAGCCCGTACCTCACCGAGGTGCGCAAGGCCTTCTTCGCGGACCAGCCCATCCCCTGGGTGCGCGTCCACAACCTGCCGGACTTCGTCTACTTCAACCACGCCATCCACGTGAACAAGGGCGTCGGCTGCGTGAGCTGCCACGGCCGCGTGGACGAGATGGCGGCCATTGAGCAGAAGAAGCCCCTCACCATGGGCTGGTGCCTGGAGTGCCACCGCGATCCGAAGTCGCAGCTGCGGCCGCTCGAGTACATCACCAGCATGACCTGGACCCCGCCTGCTGACCCCAAAGAGGCTGCCGCCCTCGGGGAGAAGCTGGCGCAGGACTACGACGTTCACTCGCGGACGAGCTGCTCCACATGCCACCGATGA